A stretch of DNA from Phycisphaerales bacterium:
GAGGCCGAACCTACGGGCTAGCCAGTATTGTGGGTAACTGCCTTCAGGCAACCTGGATAGCGGCTTTTTTTGTCTAACATCAACCCCTCTTTTAGCCTCTAAGGGGCACTTTGCATCTTTATTGAGGCGTGTTTTTAGGTCTTTAAATAGAGCCCGTTTTTCTGGATAAACTGTCGGTTGAGGATTGTTGCCGGGGGCAAATTGGTTGCAGAACTTAAGTGTCCGAACAAAAAATACCGCCTCTTTCTCTTGTTGAGGTCGATAGAGCTGTCATATTGAGCGTATAGCTAGTAGGTGGGATCGGGGCGTTGGCAGTTGTGGATAGCTGCTGGCTTAATCAGAGGCGGGATTTTCCGGCCTCGTTGGGCACCGAGTTGACTTGACCTACGCGAGGTCATCAGGCGGGCCCATTGTTTTCGGTGGCTCATTATGGCCGCCAGTGTAAGCACTCACTGTTTGCACAGGATGCAGGAGTTTCTCGTGGCAAAAACCACAGCATCTCAAACAGACACCGTTAAGGTCAGCGAGCTTAAGGGACGTCGTATTGGGCGTGTCTTGACCAAGCTGGGCAAAGTCACGCGCGAGCAGGTGCATGAGGCATTGTCCGTTCAGCGTGCTCGTAAGGAGAAGGGTGATAAGGCGCTCCTGGGTGACTTACTTCAAGAGATGGGCGTCATCACAGCGGATGATGTTTTAGCAGCCGTCGCAGGCCAGGCCGGGATGCGAATGGTCAATATTGAGATCGATGAGATTTCAGCTGAGGCGATTGAAGCGCTGCCAGTGGAAACGGCCAATACCTATCAGATTATTCCTCTGTCATTTAATGAGGCGACGCGACAGATTTCGATCGCGATGAAGAGTCCAGACAACTTTCGCGCGGTTGATGACCTGCGTTTGTTGATGGGATTCAAAGTGGATGCAGTGGTGGCACCAGCAAGCCAGATTGATGCGGTGCTGGAAAAATTCTACAGCGAGCAAAAGGCATCGATGGCCGACATGATGGCCGAGCTCGAAGGAAGTGATGAGCTTGCGGTATTGGAAGGTCGGGGTGATTCCATCGACCTGGAAGTGCTCGCAAGCGCTGCAGAAGATAACAAGGTTGTTCGTTTACTCAATATGGTTTTGCTGCAAGCCATTAAGGACAAGGCATCGGATATTCACTTTGAGCCCTTTGAAGAAGAGTTCAAGATGCGTTACCGCATTGATGGTGTTCTTTACGAGATGATTCCTCCGCCGCAGCACTTGGCGCTGCCAATTGTGTCTCGCATTAAGGTGATGGCCAATCTCGATATCGCTGAACGGCGGCTTCCGCAGGATGGTCGTATCGAGTTGGTGGTTAATAATCTTCCAATCGATCTACGTATCTCAGTATTGCCGACCATGTTTGGTGAGTCAGTCGTGATGCGTGTGCTCGATCGTTCGAATGTGCAGTTGAGCCTCAATAAGATTGGGCTGCGGGATGACGAGTTAGAAGAGATGGAAGGTCTGATCCGCAAGCCAAACGGAATTGTCTTGATCACTGGGCCAACCGGCTCCGGTAAGACAACGACCTTGTATGCGGCGTTGACGGAACTCAATGAGGCCGATACGAAGATTCTTACTGCTGAAGATCCTGTGGAATATGACATTGATGGCATGATTCAGTGTCAGGTGAATCTTGATCAAGATCTCACATTCGGCCGTTTGCTTCGCTCCTTCTTGCGTCAAGATCCAGATATTATTCTGGTGGGTGAAATTCGTGACCTTGAAACAGCGCAAATTGCTATTCAGGCTGCGTTGACGGGCCACTTGGTGTTTTCAACGATCCATACCAATGATGCGCCATCTTCAGTGCTCCGGCTGGTTGATCTCGGCGTCGAAAAATTTCTGTTGACGGCAACAGTTGAAGCGATTGTGGCGCAGCGATTGGTGCGTCGTGTATGCATCGCTTGTAAGGAAGAATTTACGCCAACAGATGAAGAGCTCTTGGAGCTCGAACTGCGGCGCGATGCTGTTGAAGGTCGGACCTTCTTCCGCGGCCGTGGCTGTGAAGCGTGTAATAACAGTGGTTACAAGGGTCGCTTGGCAATCTTCGAGATCATGCCGCTGGATGACAAGATTCGTAACATGATTATGGCCGATGCATCGACAGCGGTATTGCGTGAAGAAGCGCGTAAGCGAGGCATGCGTACGTTGCGTGAATCGGGGCTCTTTGCCATCTTTGAAGGGCAAACAACGATTGATGAGGTCGTCCGCGAGACGATTGTTGAAGAATAAACCTTTGGGTGGATGGTTGGGTCTCGCCTGTTGAAAGACAAGCATGATTCAGCCGTGTTAGGTCAGGAGACGACAGGTATGCCAACCTATCAGTATGAAGCATTGAACTCTGCAGGTAAGCCAGAATCTGGCTCCATTGAAGCGTCGTCGAGTGAAGAGGCGATTCAACGCATTCGCCAGCAGGGACATTTTCCCACCTCTGTGCGCGAGCAAAAAGTCAAAGGTGGCAAGGTTGGTAAGAAGAAGGGTGAGCCTAAGAAGAAAGGCAAGAAAAAGAAAAAAGGCGAATTTTCGATCAGCATTTTTCCTGTCAGCGGTAAGAAGCTTTGTCTCTTTACACGACAGCTTTCAACGTTGCAAGATGCTGGTCTTCCCTTATTGCGGTCGCTGCAGATTCTCGAATCACAGGAGAAGCCTGGTCAGCTCAAATCTATTTTGGGCGCGATTTGTGAGGATGTGGAAGCTGGTTCAACGCTTTCAGATGCAATGGCGAAACACCCGCGTGCCTTCAATCGACTTTATTGCAAGATGGTCAATGCTGGTGAAATTGGTGGTGTGATCGACATCATTCTTCAGCGGCTGGCCAACTTTATGGAAAAGGCCCAACGCTTGAAGCGTCGTATTATTGGCGCTTGTATTTATCCTGCAGTGGTCATCTTTATTGCGGTCGCGATCGTGATGGGCATCATGTATTTTGTGATTCCAAAGTTCCAAGAGATCTTTTTGGACTTCGATGTGCCACTTCCGAAGCTGACGCTCTTTATGATTGATACAAGTGCTTGGGTGGTAGGGAATCTCAGTGAAAACCAGCTTGTGCCGGGCTGGATTATTGTCGTTGGCTCGCCATTTATCTTGTGGGTTCTTTTGTTTTTAGTACGGAAGACGCGCCATGGTCGCGCTATTACAGACCAGATCCGTCTGCGCTTGCCGCTTTTTGGAACCATTATTCGCAAGACTGCTGTGGCTCGCTTTACGCGAACGTTGGGCACCTTGATTTCTGCTGGTGTGCCTATTCTTGAAGCGATCATGATTACCCGAGATACCTCTGGAAATCATGTGTATGAAGTCGCACTGACGAATGTGCATGACTCTATTCGTGAGGGTGAAACATTTGCGGGGCCACTTCGTGAAGCGAAGGTCTGTGACCCAATTGTCGTGAATATGATCGATGTTGGTGAAGAGACCGGTGATCTTGATGTCATGCTTAACAAGATTGCAGATAACTATGACGAAGAGGTTGATGTGGCGGTTCAAGCGCTGCTTAGCCTTTTGGAGCCGCTGATGGTGGTGGTTCTTGGTGGCATCGTTGGCACCATTGTTTTGGCACTGTTCTTGCCATTGGTGAACATGATTGAATCGGTATCAGGCCGTACGGGCGGTTGATGTGTACGACATGAGGAACATACGCGTGAGACATCGTCGAGCATTTAGTTTAGTGGAGCTGCTTATTACAGTGGGCTTGATCATTGTGGTCGCCACACTGGTGATTTATGTGAGTTCTGCGGCTCGGCGTACAGCCCAAGAGGCCAATACCCAGGCGCTGATGACGTCAATCTCACAAGGATTGACGCAGTTCAAAAATGACACCGGTTATTACCCGCCGGTACTGAACGATGACCGAAGTCTCATGCCTGCTTTTTCAAACAGTGGGTTTGACCCCTTTATGAGTCCGTCGGTTGATGATGATGATTATGGCGACGATCGCCAGCAGTGGTATTCAGAAACAACGCTGGCCGAATATTTGCTGGGCTATGGTGGCTATAACCAAGATGGCTATGGCAAATATTATCTAAACGGCAACAACCAGCTCCCCGTACGTCCCAAAGAGAACCCGCCACTTGGCATTCGCCATCCGGGGCCTGATGGTGTCTGGGGGGCGCAGCGCTATGGCAATGGGTCGCTCGTCGATCGCGACCCTGATGTTAATCCTAGCAATCTCTACCGCCAGCAAGAGCTTTCTGGGCGTGTGCTCGGTCCCTACATCACGCTCTCTGATGAGCGGCTGGTTGGCATGCTGACAGCAAATGGCAAGGTGCTCTTTCCAGGTGACCCTGGCTACAGTGACAATGGTCCCAAAGCCATTGCTGATTACTGGGGCAATGCGATTCGCTATTACCGCACGCCGTATGCTGGCACTGACCCTGGCACAAAGTTACATGAAGCGCCCGGCGCTGAATTTACGCCGTCACTTTCAGATGTGGTGGTACTGCGTCCACAGTCAATTGTTGGAGGTCAAGTGATCGATTCGCAAGTGCTCGATGCCAATGGTGAAGGCAAGGCGCTGCGACAAACCCGTTCG
This window harbors:
- a CDS encoding ATPase, T2SS/T4P/T4SS family, with translation MAKTTASQTDTVKVSELKGRRIGRVLTKLGKVTREQVHEALSVQRARKEKGDKALLGDLLQEMGVITADDVLAAVAGQAGMRMVNIEIDEISAEAIEALPVETANTYQIIPLSFNEATRQISIAMKSPDNFRAVDDLRLLMGFKVDAVVAPASQIDAVLEKFYSEQKASMADMMAELEGSDELAVLEGRGDSIDLEVLASAAEDNKVVRLLNMVLLQAIKDKASDIHFEPFEEEFKMRYRIDGVLYEMIPPPQHLALPIVSRIKVMANLDIAERRLPQDGRIELVVNNLPIDLRISVLPTMFGESVVMRVLDRSNVQLSLNKIGLRDDELEEMEGLIRKPNGIVLITGPTGSGKTTTLYAALTELNEADTKILTAEDPVEYDIDGMIQCQVNLDQDLTFGRLLRSFLRQDPDIILVGEIRDLETAQIAIQAALTGHLVFSTIHTNDAPSSVLRLVDLGVEKFLLTATVEAIVAQRLVRRVCIACKEEFTPTDEELLELELRRDAVEGRTFFRGRGCEACNNSGYKGRLAIFEIMPLDDKIRNMIMADASTAVLREEARKRGMRTLRESGLFAIFEGQTTIDEVVRETIVEE
- a CDS encoding type II secretion system protein; translated protein: MRHRRAFSLVELLITVGLIIVVATLVIYVSSAARRTAQEANTQALMTSISQGLTQFKNDTGYYPPVLNDDRSLMPAFSNSGFDPFMSPSVDDDDYGDDRQQWYSETTLAEYLLGYGGYNQDGYGKYYLNGNNQLPVRPKENPPLGIRHPGPDGVWGAQRYGNGSLVDRDPDVNPSNLYRQQELSGRVLGPYITLSDERLVGMLTANGKVLFPGDPGYSDNGPKAIADYWGNAIRYYRTPYAGTDPGTKLHEAPGAEFTPSLSDVVVLRPQSIVGGQVIDSQVLDANGEGKALRQTRSADFALFSRGADQAVDEDRRVDEEEFNIDNLVEIGP
- a CDS encoding type II secretion system F family protein — translated: MPTYQYEALNSAGKPESGSIEASSSEEAIQRIRQQGHFPTSVREQKVKGGKVGKKKGEPKKKGKKKKKGEFSISIFPVSGKKLCLFTRQLSTLQDAGLPLLRSLQILESQEKPGQLKSILGAICEDVEAGSTLSDAMAKHPRAFNRLYCKMVNAGEIGGVIDIILQRLANFMEKAQRLKRRIIGACIYPAVVIFIAVAIVMGIMYFVIPKFQEIFLDFDVPLPKLTLFMIDTSAWVVGNLSENQLVPGWIIVVGSPFILWVLLFLVRKTRHGRAITDQIRLRLPLFGTIIRKTAVARFTRTLGTLISAGVPILEAIMITRDTSGNHVYEVALTNVHDSIREGETFAGPLREAKVCDPIVVNMIDVGEETGDLDVMLNKIADNYDEEVDVAVQALLSLLEPLMVVVLGGIVGTIVLALFLPLVNMIESVSGRTGG